A window of the Chaetodon trifascialis isolate fChaTrf1 chromosome 9, fChaTrf1.hap1, whole genome shotgun sequence genome harbors these coding sequences:
- the LOC139335891 gene encoding extracellular calcium-sensing receptor-like codes for MHKPLPLQCTSLNFRGFQYAQAMLFAIEEINNSTDLLPGISLGYKIYDACGSISRGVRVALALANGNEVVSSPYEAPCARPAQVQAIMGVTSSSPCMAVSTVIGPFHIPLISHSATCACLSDKTKHPSFLRTIPSDYYQSRALAQLVKHLGWTWVGAIRANADYGNNGMATFTETAQQLGICLEYSVSFFRTDPPDKIRKIIDIIKASTSKVIVTFLSPTELEVIIQELFHHDVTGYQWVGTEAWISDSHAAAMDRHHILDGAIGLSIPKAHVSGMREFMLDVKSLNSSSDEIFTKFWEKLFNCKFKQSESAAMNQSECTGHEDLTGVQNSYTDMSLMPIFYNVYKGVYAVANALHSILGCNETCHDQVQLDSFTILQHIRKIRFKTKEGDEVYFNENGDPPAKYEIINWQLTENGIVDFVPVGLYDASLPADKQLNVQKRSIIWAQNSQQVPLSVCSEKCPPGTRQGLQKGKPVCCYDCLRCAEGEISNITDSITCVRCDPEFWSNERRDACVKKEAEFLSYEEVMGALLTAASLLGTCLTAVVAFIFFRYRQTPIVRANNSELSFLLLFSLTLCFLCSLTFIGQPSEWSCMLRHAAFGITFVLCISCVLGKTIVVLMAFRATLPGSNMMKWFGPAQQKLSVLGFTLVQVVICILWLMISPPFPFKNFKMFNDKIILECALGSAVGFWAVLGYIGLLAMLCFFLAFLARKLPDNFNEAKFITFSMLIFCAVWITFIPAYVSSPGKFSVAVEIFAILASSFGLLICIFIPKCYIILLKPEKNTKKNMMGKGHQNNFD; via the exons ATGCACAAACCGCTGCCACTGCAATGTACGAG TTTGAATTTCAGAGGGTTCCAGTATGCCCAGGCTATGCTCTTTGCTATAGAGGAGATTAACAACAGCACAGACCTATTGCCTGGCATCTCTCTGGGTTACAAGATCTATGATGCCTGTGGCTCCATTTCCAGAGGAGTGAGGGTTGCACTGGCTTTGGCTAATGGTAACGAAGTTGTATCTTCACCCTACGAGGCACCATGTGCCAGACCTGCCCAAGTGCAGGCCATCATGGGAGTGACCTCTTCGTCGCCTTGCATGGCTGTATCTACTGTCATCGGACCCTTTCATATCCCACTG ATCAGCCACTCTGCTACTTGTGCTTGTCTCAGTGATAAAACCAAGCACCCATCCTTCCTCAGAACAATACCCAGTGACTACTACCAGAGCAGAGCTCTGGCCCAGTTGGTCAAGCACCTTGGGTGGACTTGGGTTGGGGCAATTAGAGCAAATGCTGATTACGGCAATAATGGCATGGCCACATTTACAGAAACCGCCCAGCAGCTGGGCATCTGTCTGGAGTACTCTGTATCTTTCTTTAGAACAGATCCACCAGACAAAATAAGAAAGATCATTGACATTATCAAAGCTTCCACTTCCAAGGTGATTGTTACTTTCCTTTCCCCCACGGAGTTGGAAGTGATAATACAGGAACTATTCCACCACGACGTTACTGGGTACCAGTGGGTAGGCACTGAGGCCTGGATCTCTGATTCCCATGCTGCAGCCATGGATAGACATCATATTCTGGATGGTGCCATCGGTCTGTCCATCCCCAAAGCACATGTCAGTGGCATGAGAGAGTTCATGTTGGATGTAAAGTCACTCAATTCATCGAGTGATGAGATTTTCACAAAGTTTTGGGAGAAATTATTTAACTGTAAGTTCAAGCAGTCAGAGTCAGCAGCAATGAATCAGAGTGAATGTACTGGACATGAAGATCTGACTGGAGTACAAAACAGCTACACTGATATGTCACTCATGCCAATCTTTTACAATGTCTACAAAGGAGTGTATGCTGTGGCCAACGCACTTCATAGTATTCTCGGCTGTAATGAAACATGTCACGATCAGGTGCAGCTGGATTCATTTACT attttacagcacaTAAGAAAGATTCGGTtcaaaacaaaggaaggagatgaggtTTACTTTAATGAGAATGGAGACCCACCAGCAAAGTATGAAATTATAAACTggcagctgacagaaaatggCATTGTGGACTTTGTCCCAGTTGGTCTTTATGATGCATCTttacctgcagacaaacagctgaatgtgcAAAAAAGGTCTATAATCTGGGCTCAGAACTCACAGCAG gTGCCTTtgtcagtttgcagtgagaaaTGTCCACCAGGAACTCGCCAGGGTCTGCAGAAAGGAAAGCCTGTCTGCTGCTATGACTGTTTAAGatgtgcagagggagaaataagCAACATTACAG attCCATCACATGTGTGAGATGTGACCCTGAGTTCTGGTCTAATGAGAGAAGAGACGCCTGTGTAAAAAAGGAGGCAGAGTTTCTATCATATGAAGAGGTCATGGGAGCTCTGCTCACTGCAGCCTCCCTACTTGGAACATGTCTGACTGCTGTTGTGGcattcattttcttcagatACAGGCAGACTCCTATTGTCAGGGCCAacaactctgagctgagcttcctgctgctcttctccttgactctgtgtttcctgtgttctctGACCTTCATCGGCCAGCCCTCTGAGTGGTCCTGCATGCTGCGACACGCAGCGTTCGGCATCACCTTTGTCCTCTGCATCTCTTGTGTTCTGGGAAAAACAATAGTGGTGTTAATGGCCTTCAGGGCCACACTTCCAGGTAGTAATATGATGAAATGGTTTGGGCCTGCTCAGCAGAAACTCAGTGTTCTGGGTTTCACTCTTGTACAAGTTGTCATATGTATCCTCTGGTTAATGATTTCTCCCCCTTTTCCATTTAAGAATTTCAAGATGTTTAATGACAAAATCATCTTAGAGTGTGCTCTGGGCTCAGCTGTAGGCTTCTGGGCTGTACTTGGGTACATAGGACTTCTGgccatgttatgtttttttctggccttTCTGGCTCGGAAACTGCCTGACAATTTCAATGAAGCCAAATTCATcaccttcagcatgctgatattctgtGCAGTATGGATCACTTTTATCCCAGCGTATGTCAGCTCTCCTGGGAAAttcagtgttgctgtggagATATTTGCTATTCTGGCTTCAAGTTTTGGACTActgatttgtatttttataccaaaatgttatattatcttactgaaaccagagaagaatACAAAGAAGAATATGATGGGGAAGGGGCACCAAAATAATTTTGACTGA
- the LOC139335888 gene encoding extracellular calcium-sensing receptor-like, whose protein sequence is MHKPLPLQCISLNFRGIQYAQAMLFAIEEINNSTDLLPGISLGYKIYDACVFIARGLTVALALANGNELVFAPTKASCARPAQVQAIMGGTFSSPCMAISTVIGPFHIPLISHLATCACLSDKTKYPSFLRTIPSDYYQSRALAQLVKHFGWTWVGAIRTNDDYGNNGMATFAETAQQLGICLEYSVSVFRTDPPDKIRKIVDIIKASTSKVIVTFLSPTDLYLIIHELHNLTGYQWVGTEAWIFDFQTAANDRHHILDGAIGLSIPKAHVSGMREFMLDVRALNSSSDEIFTKFWEKLFRCKFNRSKSAAMNQSECTGHEDLTGVQNSFTDMSLMPIFYNVYKGVYAVAHALHRILGCNTTCNNKVQLNSFMILQHIRKIQFKTKEGDEVYFNENGDPPAKYEIINWQSTENGIVDFVPVGLYDTSLSADKQLNLQNKTLIWAQNSQQVPLSVCSENCPPGTRKVLQKGKPVCCYDCLRCAEGEISNITDSILCVRCNPEFWSNERRDACVKKEAEFLSYEEVMGALLTAASVTGTCLTAVVAFIFFRYRQTPIVRANNSELSFLLLFSLTLCFLCSLTFIGRPSEWSCMLRHAAFGITFVLCISCVLGKTIVVLMAFRATLPGSNVMKWFGPAQQRLSVLGFTLIQVVICILWLTISPPFPFKNFKTFNDKIILECALGSAVGFWAVLGYIGLLAMLCFFLAFLARKLPDNFNEAKFITFSMLIFCAVWITFIPAYVSSPGKFSVAVEIFAILASSFGLLICVFAPKCYIILLKPEKNTKKNMMGKGHQNHFD, encoded by the exons ATGCACAAACCACTGCCACTGCAGTGCATCAG TTTGAATTTCAGGGGGATCCAGTATGCTCAGGCTATGCTCTTTGCCATTGAGGAGATTAATAACAGCACAGACCTACTGCCTGGCATCTCTCTGGGCTATAAGATCTATGATGCCTGTGTCTTCATTGCCAGAGGTTTGACAGTTGCACTGGCCTTGGCTAATGGTAATGAACTGGTATTTGCACCCACCAAGGCATCATGTGCCAGACCTGCCCAAGTGCAGGCCATTATGGGAGGgactttttcctctccttgcaTGGCTATATCTACTGTCATTGGACCCTTTCATATCCCACTG aTCAGCCACCTTGCTACTTGTGCTTGTCTCAGTGATAAAACCAAGTACCCATCCTTCCTCAGAACAATACCCAGTGACTACTACCAAAGCAGAGCTCTGGCCCAGTTGGTCAAACACTTTGGGTGGACTTGGGTTGGAGCTATAAGAACAAATGATGATTATGGCAATAATGGCATGGCCACATTTGCAGAAACCGCCCAGCAGCTGGGCATCTGTCTGGAgtactctgtgtctgtctttagaACAGATCCACCCGACAAAATACGAAAGATTGTTGACATTATTAAGGCTTCCACTTCCAAGGTGATCGTCACTTTCCTCTCCCCCACAGACTTGTATTTGATAATACATGAGCTCCACAACTTGACTGGGTACCAGTGGGTAGGCACTGAGGCCTGGATCTTTGATTTCCAAACTGCAGCCAATGACAGGCATCATATTCTGGATGGTGCCATAGGCCTGTCCATCCCCAAAGCACATGTCAGTGGCATGAGAGAGTTCATGTTGGATGTGAGGGCGCTCAATTCATCGAGTGATGAGATTTTCACAAAGTTTTGGGAGAAATTATTTAGATGTAAGTTCAACCGGTCGAAGTCAGCAGCAATGAATCAGAGTGAATGTACTGGACATGAAGATCTGACTGGAGTACAAAACAGCTTCACTGATATGTCACTCATGCCAATCTTTTACAATGTCTACAAAGGGGTGTATGCTGTGGCCCACGCACTTCATCGTATTCTCGGCTGTAATACAACATGTAACAACAAGGTGCAGCTTAATTCATTTATG ATTTTACAGCACATAAGAAAGATTCAGTtcaaaacaaaggaaggagatgaggtTTACTTTAATGAGAATGGAGACCCACCAGCAAAGTATGAAATTATAAACTGGCAGTCAACAGAAAATGGTATTGTGGACTTTGTCCCAGTTGGTCTTTATGATACATCTTtatctgcagacaaacagctgaatctGCAAAACAAGACCTTAATTTGGGCACAGAATTCACAACAG GTGCCTTtgtcagtttgcagtgagaacTGTCCACCAGGAACTCGCAAGGTTCTGCAAAAAGGAAAGCCTGTTTGCTGCTATGACTGTTTAAGATGTGCGGAGGGAGAAATAAGCAACATTACAG ATTCTATCCTCTGTGTCAGATGCAACCCCGAGTTCTGGTCAAATGAGAGAAGAGATGCTTGTGTAAAGAAGGAGGCCGAGTTTCTATCATATGAAGAGGTCATGGGAGCTCTGCTCACTGCAGCCTCCGTAACTGGAACATGCCTGACTGCTGTTGTGGcattcattttcttcagatACAGGCAGACTCCTATTGTCAGGGCCAacaactctgagctgagcttcctgctgctcttctccttgactctgtgtttcctgtgttctctGACCTTCATCGGCCGGCCCTCTGAGTGGTCCTGCATGCTGCGACACGCAGCGTTCGGCATCACCTTTGTCCTCTGCATCTCTTGTGTTCTGGGGAAAACAATAGTGGTGTTAATGGCCTTCAGGGCCACACTTCCAGGCAGTAATGTGATGAAGTGGTTTGGGCCTGCTCAGCAGAGACTCAGTGTTCTGGGTTTCACTCTTATACAAGTTGTCATATGTATCCTCTGGTTAACAATTTCTCCCCCTTTTCCATTTAAGAATTTTAAGACGTTTAATGACAAAATCATCTTAGAGTGTGCTCTGGGCTCAGCTGTAGGCTTTTGGGCTGTACTTGGGTACATAGGACTTCTGgccatgttatgtttttttcttgcctttctGGCTCGGAAACTGCCTGACAATTTCAATGAAGCCAAATTCATcaccttcagcatgctgatattctgCGCAGTATGGATCACTTTTATCCCAGCGTATGTCAGCTCTCCTGGGAAgttcagtgttgctgtggagATATTTGCTATTCTGGCTTCAAGTTTTGGACTACTGATCTGTGTTTTTGCTCCAAAATGTTATATTATCTTactgaaaccagagaagaatACAAAAAAGAATATGATGGGGAAGGGGCACCAAAATCATTTTGACTGA
- the LOC139335889 gene encoding extracellular calcium-sensing receptor-like: MHKPLPLKCTSINFRGTRYAQAMLFAIEEINNSTDLLPGISLGYKIYDSCVFIARGLTVALALANGNELVFAPTKAPCARPAQVQAIMGGTSSSPCMAISAVIGPFHIPLISHLATCACLSDKTKYPSFLRTIPSDYYQSRALAQLVKHFGWSWVGAIRTNDDYGNNGMATFTETTQQMGICLEYSVSFFRTDPPDKIQKIVDIIKASTSKVIITFLSPTDLYLIIHALSHHNLTGYQWVGTEAWIFDSQTAANDRHHILDGAIGLSIPKAHVRGMREFILDVKSLNSSSNELFTELWEKLFNCKFKQSESAAVNQSECTGHEDLTGVQNSFTDMSLMPLFYNVYKGVYAVAHALHSILGCNKTCNNKVQLDPFTILQHIRKIRFKTKEGDEVYFNENGDPPAKYEIINWQPTDNGTVDFVPVGLYDASLPADKQLNVQKKSIIWTQNSKQVPLSVCSEKCPPGTHKVLQKGKPVCCYDCLRCAEGEISNITDSITCVRCDPEFWSNERRDACVKKEAEFLSYEEVMGALLTAASLLGTCLTAVVAFIFFRYRQTPIVRANNSELSFLLLFSLTLCFLCSLTFIGRPSEWSCMLRHAAFGITFVLCIACVLGKTIVVLMAFRATLPGSNVMKWFGPAQQRLSVLGFTLIQVVICILWLTISPPFPFKNFKTFNDKIILECALGSAVGFWAVLGYIGLLAMLCFFLAFLARKLPDNFNEAKFITFSMLIFCAVWITFIPAYVSSPGKFSVAVEIFAILASSFGLLICIFIPKCYIILLKPEKNTKKNMMGKGHQNHFD; this comes from the exons ATGCACAAACCACTGCCACTGAAATGCACCAG TATTAATTTCAGGGGGACTCGGTATGCTCAGGCTATGCTCTTTGCCATTGAAGAGATTAATAACAGCACAGACCTACTGCCTGGCATCTCTCTGGGCTATAAGATCTATGATTCCTGTGTCTTCATTGCCAGAGGTTTGACAGTCGCACTGGCCTTGGCTAATGGTAATGAACTGGTATTTGCACCCACCAAGGCACCATGTGCCAGACCTGCCCAAGTGCAGGCCATCATGGGAGggacctcttcctctccttgcatGGCTATATCTGCTGTCATTGGACCCTTTCATATCCCACTG ATCAGCCACCTTGCTACTTGTGCTTGTCTCAGTGATAAAACCAAGTACCCATCCTTCCTCAGAACAATACCCAGTGACTACTACCAGAGCAGAGCTCTGGCCCAGTTGGTCAAACACTTTGGGTGGTCTTGGGTTGGAGCCATTAGAACAAATGATGATTACGGCAATAATGGCATGGCCACATTTACAGAAACCACCCAGCAGATGGGCATCTGTCTGGAGtactctgtgtctttctttagAACAGATCCACCAGACAAAATACAAAAGATTGTTGACATTATCAAAGCTTCCACTTCCAAGGTGATCATCACTTTTCTCTCACCCACCGACTTGTATTTGATAATACATGCGTTGTCTCACCATAACTTGACTGGGTACCAGTGGGTAGGCACTGAGGCCTGGATCTTTGATTCCCAAACTGCAGCCAATGACAGGCATCATATTCTGGATGGTGCCATCGGCCTGTCCATCCCCAAAGCACATGTTAGAGGCATGAGGGAGTTCATATTGGATGTGAAGTCGCTCAATTCATCTAGTAATGAATTGTTTACAGAGCTTTGGGAGAAATTATTTAACTGTAAGTTCAAGCAGTCAGAGTCAGCAGCTGTAAATCAGAGTGAATGTACTGGACATGAAGATCTGACTGGAGTACAAAACAGCTTCACTGATATGTCACTCATGCCTCTTTTTTACAATGTCTATAAAGGAGTGTATGCTGTGGCCCACGCACTTCATAGTATTCTTGGCTGTAATAAAACATGTAACAACAAGGTGCAGCTAGATCCATTTACG ATTTTACAGCACATAAGAAAGATTCGGTtcaaaacaaaggaaggagatgaggtTTACTTTAATGAGAATGGAGACCCACCAGCAAAGTATGAAATTATAAACTGGCAGCCAACAGATAATGGTACTGTGGACTTTGTCCCAGTTGGTCTTTATGATGCATCTttacctgcagacaaacagctgaatgtgcAAAAAAAGTCTATAATTTGGACACAGAACTCAAAACAG GTGCCTTTGTCAGTttgcagtgaaaaatgtccaccaGGAACTCACAAGGTTCTGCAGAAAGGAAAGCCTGTCTGCTGCTATGACTGTTTAAGatgtgcagagggagaaataagCAACATCACAG attCCATCACATGTGTAAGATGTGACCCTGAGTTCTGGTCAAATGAGAGAAGAGACGCCTGTGTAAAGAAGGAGGCCGAGTTTCTATCATATGAAGAGGTCATGGGAGCTCTGCTCACTGCAGCCTCCCTACTTGGAACGTGTCTGACTGCTGTTGTAGCGTTCATTTTCTTCAGATACAGGCAGACTCCTATTGTCAGGGCCAACAACTCCgagctgagcttcctgctgctcttctccttgactctgtgtttcctgtgttctctGACCTTCATCGGCCGGCCCTCTGAGTGGTCCTGCATGCTGCGACACGCAGCGTTCGGCATCACCTTTGTCCTCTGCATCGCTTGTGTTCTGGGAAAAACAATAGTGGTGTTAATGGCCTTCAGGGCCACACTTCCAGGTAGTAATGTGATGAAATGGTTTGGGCCTGCTCAGCAGCGACTCAGTGTTCTGGGTTTCACTCTTATACAAGTTGTCATATGTATCCTCTGGTTAACAATTTCACCTCCTTTTCCATTTAAGaattttaagacatttaatgacaaaatcATCTTAGAGTGTGCTCTGGGCTCAGCTGTAGGCTTCTGGGCTGTACTTGGGTACATAGGACTTCTGgccatgttatgtttttttcttgcctttctGGCTCGGAAACTGCCTGATAATTTCAATGAAGCCAAATTCATcaccttcagcatgctgatattctgtGCAGTATGGATCACTTTTATCCCAGCGTATGTCAGCTCTCCTGGGAAAttcagtgttgctgtggagATATTTGCTATTCTGGCTTCAAGTTTTGGACTActgatttgtatttttattccaaaatgttatattatcttactgaaaccagagaagaacACAAAGAAGAATATGATGGGGAAGGGACACCAAAATCATTTTGACTGA
- the LOC139335890 gene encoding extracellular calcium-sensing receptor-like produces MLGGIFFFHSRWKDRQDTYLHKPLPLQCMSLNFRGFQYAQAMLFAIEEINNSTDLLPGISLGYKIYDACGSISRGVRVALALANGNEVVSSPYKAPCARPAQVQAIIGVTSSSPCMTISTVIGPFHIPLISHFATCACLSDKTKYPSFLRTIPSDYYQSRALAQLVKHFGWTWVGAIRSNDDYGNNGMATFTETAQQLGICLEYSVSVFRTDPPDKIRKIIDIIKASTSNVIVAFLSQMDMDVLIHALSHHNLTGYQWVGSEGWISDSHTAAMDRHHLLDGAIGLSILKAHVSGMREFMLDVKPLNTSSNEMFTKFWETLFRCKFNRSKSAAVNQSECTGHEDLTGVQNSYTDMSLMPIFYNVYKGVYAVAHALHSILGCNETCHDQVQLDSFTILQHIRKIRFKTKEGDEVYFNENGDPAAKYEIINWQPTENGIVDFVPVGLYDASLPADKQLNVQKRSIIWAQNSQQVPLSVCSEKCPPGTRQGLQKGKPVCCYDCLRCAEGEISNITDSITCVRCDPEFWSNERRDACVKKEAEFLSYEEVMGALLTAASLLGTCMTAVVAFIFFRYRQTPIVRANNSELSFLLLFSLTLCFLCSLTFIGRPSEWSCMLRHTAFGITFVLCISCVLGKTIVVLMAFRATLPGSNVMKWFGPAQQRLSVLGFTLVQVVICILWLTISPPFPFKNFKTFNDKIILECALGSAVGFWAVLGYIGLLAMLCFFLAFLARKLPDNFNEAKFITFSMLIFCAVWITFIPAYVSSPGKFSVAVEIFAILASSFGLLICIFIPKCYIILLKPEKNTKKNMMGKGHQNNFD; encoded by the exons ATGCTGGGGGGAATCTTCTTTTTCCACAGCAggtggaaagacagacaggacaccTACTTGCACAAACCGCTGCCACTGCAATGTATGAG TTTGAATTTCAGAGGGTTCCAGTATGCCCAGGCTATGCTCTTTGCTATAGAGGAGATTAACAACAGCACAGACCTACTGCCTGGCATCTCTCTGGGTTACAAGATCTATGATGCCTGTGGCTCCATTTCCAGAGGAGTGAGGGTTGCACTGGCTTTGGCTAATGGTAACGAAGTTGTATCTTCACCATACAAGGCACCATGTGCCAGACCTGCCCAAGTGCAGGCCATCATAGGAGTGACCTCATCGTCTCCTTGCATGACTATATCTACTGTCATCGGACCCTTTCATATCCCACTG ATCAGCCACTTTGCTACTTGTGCTTGTCTCAGTGATAAAACCAAGTACCCATCCTTCCTCAGAACAATACCCAGTGACTACTACCAGAGCAGAGCTCTGGCCCAGTTGGTCAAACACTTTGGGTGGACTTGGGTTGGAGCCATCAGATCAAATGATGATTACGGCAATAATGGCATGGCCACATTTACAGAAACCGCCCAGCAGCTGGGCATCTGTCTGGAgtactctgtgtctgtctttagaACAGATCCACCAGACAAAATAAGAAAGATCATTGACATTATCAAAGCTTCCACTTCCAATGTGATTGTTGCTTTCCTCTCCCAGATGGATATGGATGTGCTGATACATGCGTTGTCTCACCACAACTTGACTGGGTACCAGTGGGTAGGCAGTGAAGGCTGGATCTCTGATTCCCATACTGCAGCCATGGATAGGCATCACCTCCTGGATGGTGCCATAGGTCTGTCTATCCTCAAAGCACATGTCAGTGGCATGAGAGAGTTCATGTTGGATGTGAAGCCGCTCAATACATCAAGTAATGAGATGTTCACAAAGTTTTGGGAGACATTATTTAGATGTAAGTTCAACCGTTCGAAGTCAGCAGCAGTAAATCAGAGTGAATGTACTGGACATGAAGATCTGACTGGAGTACAAAACAGCTACACTGATATGTCACTCATGCCAATCTTTTACAATGTCTACAAAGGAGTGTATGCTGTGGCCCACGCACTTCATAGTATTCTCGGCTGTAATGAAACATGTCACGATCAGGTGCAGCTGGATTCATTTACT attttacagcacaTAAGAAAGATTCGGTtcaaaacaaaggaaggagatgaggtTTACTTTAATGAGAATGGAGACCCAGCAGCAAAGTATGAAATTATAAACTGGCAGCCGACAGAAAATGGCATTGTGGACTTTGTCCCAGTTGGTCTTTATGATGCATCTttacctgcagacaaacagctgaatgtgcAAAAAAGGTCTATAATCTGGGCTCAGAACTCACAGCAG gTGCCTTTGTCAGTttgcagtgaaaaatgtccaccaGGAACTCGCCAGGGTCTGCAGAAAGGAAAGCCTGTCTGCTGCTATGACTGTTTAAGatgtgcagagggagaaataagCAACATTACAG attCCATCACATGTGTGAGATGTGACCCTGAGTTCTGGTCAAATGAGAGAAGAGACGCCTGTGTAAAAAAGGAGGCAGAGTTTTTATCATATGAAGAGGTCATGGGAGCTCTGCTCACTGCAGCCTCCCTACTTGGAACATGCATGACTGCTGTTGTGGcattcattttcttcagatACAGGCAGACTCCTATTGTCAGGGCCAacaactctgagctgagcttcctgctgctcttctccttgactctgtgtttcctgtgttctctGACCTTCATCGGCCGGCCCTCTGAGTGGTCCTGCATGCTGCGACACACAGCGTTCGGCATCACCTTCGTCCTCTGCATCTCTTGTGTTCTGGGGAAAACAATAGTGGTGTTAATGGCCTTCAGGGCCACACTTCCAGGCAGTAATGTGATGAAATGGTTTGGGCCTGCTCAGCAGAGACTCAGTGTTCTGGGTTTCACTCTTGTACAAGTTGTCATATGTATCCTCTGGTTAACgatctctcctccttttccatttaagaattttaagacatttaacGACAAAATCATCTTAGAGTGTGCTCTGGGCTCAGCTGTAGGCTTCTGGGCTGTACTTGGGTACATAGGACTTCTGgccatgttatgtttttttctggccttTCTGGCTCGGAAACTGCCTGACAATTTCAATGAAGCCAAATTCATcaccttcagcatgctgatattctgtGCAGTATGGATCACTTTTATCCCAGCGTATGTCAGCTCTCCTGGGAAAttcagtgttgctgtggagATATTTGCTATTCTGGCTTCAAGTTTTGGACTActgatttgtatttttataccaaaatgttatattatcttactgaaaccagagaagaatACAAAGAAGAATATGATGGGGAAGGGGCACCAAAATAATTTTGACTGA